Within Phycisphaerales bacterium, the genomic segment TCGGATTGCTGCATTTCCGCGAGCGGCCGTGCGAAACTCTCCGCGAAGTTGCCGGCCTCATTCGGAATGAGCCGGCTTTGGCGTTGTTGCTCGTGCTGGCGATGTTCACGCTGATGGGCATGCCACCGACGCCGGGGTTCTGGGGCAAATTCAGTCTCTTCGGCAGTGCGCTCGCCGCCAGCAACCAGAGCATGCTTCCCGACACCTACCGCACGTGGTTGCTGGTGCTCGTCATTATCGCCGTGCTGAATTCGGCCATCGCGGCGGCGTACTACCTGCGGGTCATCGGGGCGGTGTTGTTCTTCGAACCCGAGGAAACGGCCCGGGCCGAGCAGCGCGAAGCCCCGCAGATCGGCGCCTTGCTGTGTGGTTTTCTGTTGATCATCTTCTCGTTCTATCCCGGGGGCCTGTTCGAGGCGGGGCGGCAGGCGACCGTGGATCTGGAGCGGACGCAGGACCGGATCCCCGGCGTGGTGCGGATGTCGACTTCGGTGGCACCACCCCCGCTCGAGAAGCCGCTGGAAGCTCCCGCGGCGGCCGATTCGTACAGCCCATCCTGACTTCGCGTTGCGATCCCCCCGTACCGCGCCGGCAGTTCTATATGAAGTAGATGGCCAGCGGCACGATGCGCTCCGGGTGGGCCCGGATCAGGTCGAGTGCTTTCTGCTCGATGAGTGGGGCGCGTTCCTCCCAGTTCCTGAATTCCTCGTGCCAGTAGCGCTCCCCCTCCGCAAGGTCACGCCCGAAGCGCTGCTCACGGCGGACCAGACTGAACTCGATGAACGCGCCGGCGTGGGCGAGCTTGGCGGACCGCCGCTGCTCCCAGCGGGCCATGCGCTCCGTCGTCGCGGCGAGACGGTCGGTTCGCATGCGTACCCGCCGGTCCGCCGCTGCCTGGTGTTCGCAGCCCGCGGCCAGGGTTACGAGCCCCGCGCACAGGGCCAGCAGCGCACCGCGCCATGCCAGGATGAAGGTCAGATTCTGCATTGCCACAGAATTGTACCCGCTTGGCGCGCCGGCGCCGCACCTACTGATGAGTGCCTCGGGAGCACGCCTTACGACAGTAATGACAGCAGGCGATCGACTGTTCGTGCCGTGGCCCCGCGCCGCCCCAGGATGGCCTTTCGTCCAGCCGCCCCCATGCGTTCGCGGCGCTCGGGGTGGCGGAGCAGATCCGTGATGGCCGGTGCCAGGGCGGCGGGTCCGGTCAGGCGCCGGCAGCCCCCATCCGCCAACAACAGATTGACCGCTTCCGCGAAGTTATCCGTGTATGGCCCGATGACCAGGGGCTTCCCCAGCCCGGCAACCTCCATCACGTCGGATCCACCCAGGGGTACGAGACTGCGGCCGACAAAGACCACCGTTGCGAGCGCGTAAAACTTCCGCAGTTCACCCATCGTGTCGCCCAGGAACACCGGGACGGGCTCCGCCACGCCCGGCGGTACACGTGGCGCGCCCGTGCTCCGGCGCAAGCAGGCGTAGCCGCGCGTGACAATCAGGTCGGCCACTTCGTCAAACCGCTCTGGCTTGCGCGGGATGATGGCAAGCTGAAGAGCCGGAAAGTGCTCGAGCAATTTCGTATAGGCCGCGAGGATTTCGTCTTCCTCACCCGGTCCCGTGCTGCCGCACACCCAGAGCGGACGTTGCGGATCGATGCCCATCGCCGCCTGGAGTTCCTCCTGACCCTCGATCTGGTCCGCCACCGCCGCTCCGTCATACTTGACCGAGCCGGTCACCTCCACCCGGTCCGCGGGCACTCCCAGCTCGACAAACCGCGCTTGGTAGGTCTGGTCCTGCGCGCCCACCCACGCCAGCCGTGTGAACATGCGCCGCGCCACCCAGCGCAGCACGGGCCACCGAAAGCGACGCATGCTGCGCTCGGCAGTGATGCGGCCGTTCGCGATCACCACGGGCACTTCTTCCTGTGTGGCGACCTCGATCAGGTTGGGCCACACCTCCAGCTCCATCAGCACGATTGCCGAGGGACGCAGTCGCTGCATCAGCGTGCGAATCGCAAAAGAGAAATCGAGTGGCAGCCGGAAGGTGACCAATTGCGGGTAGAGCCGGCGGGCCTGCGCCAGGCCCGTCGCCGTTGTGCTGCTCAGCGCGACAATAACCTCAGGGGCACGCTGGCGCAGCTCGGCCACCAGCGTTCGCGTTGCATTGATTTCCCCAAGCGACACCGCGTGAATCCAGACGCAACGCGCCGCGACCGGTCGCGGGGGTATCTGGCCGAAATACTCACGGAGGGGTGTGCCGGAATTTCCACGCGTCCAGCGGCGGTAGACCAGCCACGGCCACGCGACCAGCAGCGCGAGAAAGTAGGCGAGATCGTAGACCAACCACATGCGGCCGGCGGTCCTTCCGGGCACTGTTGCGGCATCGACGAAAAGCGACGCCTTGCTCGGCGGGGCCGGGGGTCTAGAATCGGCGCCCGCTCAAAAAACACGGGAGATTGTGAAGATGCACACTCGCTGCGCACGCGCCAACGCGGGGATCATACTGGCTGGGGCCGTACTCGTCGCGGGCGCAGAACCCCCCGCGTCTACGGTACCGGCAACCCAGCTGTCGCCCGTGACCAGTTCGCAGCCCGCCACCGGTCCGGTGCTGAGCGCCGGGGCGGAAGTCGATGCCATTCTCTTGCGGCTTGAAGCCCGCCGGGTCACCGATCTGAGGGCCCGGGTGTCCTGGCGTCTGCACTACGTGCTCGATGCCGAAGACGAGGCACTGACCAAGTTGGGGGACCTCTGGTTTCAGGACACCAAGCCAGTGGCCCGCTTCCTGATCCACTTCCGCGAGCGCCGTGCCCCGGATGGTCGCTCCGACCCGCTGGACGAGCGGCATCTGTTCGACGGTGAGTGGTACACCGAGGTGCAGTCTCAGACGCGGTCGGTGACGCGCCGCCAAGTTCGCTCCGCAACCGACCCGGGCAATCCCTTCCGCGTTGGGGAAGGTACCTTCCCGCTGCCTTTCGGCCAGAAAAAGGATGACATCCTGCGCGAGTTCGAAGTGTTCCTCCTGGACCGCGCGGACAACGATCCTCCCGACACCGACCGGCTCCGCCTGAAACCACGCCCGCACACCCGGGCGGCTACGGAGTATGGTGAGTTGCACTTCTGGATAGTGCGTGAAGGGTTGCTTGCCGGTTTGCCGATTCGTGTGCAGGTCGCCAAGCTTGATGGCACCGGGAAGCTCAATTCCACGATCACCATCCACTTTCGGAACGTCGAACTCAACACCGGCCTCGACGACCAGCTCTTCCGCATCGAAGTCCCCGCCGGCTACACCGAGACGGTCGAGCCCCTGTAAGCGTGGTGAAATTGGGTCGCGAACGGCACAACGCTCGAATGGTCTATCGAGTGGCGGGTGCCAAGTCAAGCGCTGCATACCGTCCATCACGGCGCCTGACCACACCCTCGATCCGGGCACTGTTCGTCGGCCGTAAACCGCGTTACGCTCTTGCTCCGCGTGGCGGGCGGGCCGCCACGGACGCCGCAGACGCGCCCCGGCGCCCGGCTCAGGCCGCGTCCGGTGGCGTTACCGAAGGTGCAGCACCGCATGAGCATACTGGTCGACCGGAACACGCGCGTCATCTGCCAGGGTATCACCGGCAAGGCGGGGGCATTTCACACCGCCCAGTGCCTCGAATACGGCACGCAGCTCGTCGGCGGCGTGACACCGGGTAAGGGCGGTACCCGCTCCGAGCACGGTCTCCCCGTGTTCAATACTGTGTACGAGGCCGTCCGTGCGACGGGGGCGGAGGCATCAATGCTGTTCGTGCCGCCGCCGTTTGCCGCCGACGCGGTGATGGAGGCGGCCGACGCCGGCATCAAGTTGTGTGTGCTGATCACGGAGGGGATTCCGACCCTGGACATGGTGCGCGCACGGAAATACCTCGACGACAAGTGTGTTCGGCTGATCGGGCCGAATTGTCCGGGGATCATCACGCCCGGGCAGTGTAAAATCGGCATCATGCCCGGTTACATTCATAAACCGGTTGCCACGAACACGAAGAACGTCGGCATCATCTCGCGCAGCGGTACGCTGACCTATGAAGCGGTCTGGCAGTGCAGTGAGCGCGGCCTGGCGCAGACCACCTGCGTCGGCATAGGCGGCGACCCGGTCAAGGGTTTGAACTACATCGAGCTGCTCGATCTGTTCAACGCGGATCCTGAGACCCATGCGATCGTGCTGATCGGTGAGATCGGCGGCACCGACGAGGAGCAGGCGGCCACCCACATCCAAGCCCACCTCCACAAGCCGGTCGTGGCGTTCATCGCTGGGCAAACGGCGCCTCCGGGCAAACGCATGGGCCATGCCGGTGCGATCATCTCCGGGGGCGAGGGGACGGCGCAGTCCAAGATTGCGGCCCTGCGCGCTGCCGGGATCACGGTGAGTGACAGCCCGGCCACACTGGGCGAGGCCGTCGCGCATGTCCTGACGAAGTGACTTGGCAGTGTCACGCTGTAACGATGCGCTCACTTGCGGGGGAGGTCGCCGGTATGCGCGATGTAGGCGACATAGTCCTCGACTGACATGGTGGGGCGGCCGAGTTGTTCCCAGGATGTCGCAGCACGGAACGCACCGCCATGCCGCTCTGTCACGGTGAGCAGGCGGTCGAGGTAGCGCGCCGCGGGGAGGACGAGCCCACCGAGCCGCAATGCCAGCCGGGGGATGCGGATCAGCCGCAGTTGCGGGCGGTACGCAGCGGCAAAACGCGCCAGTGCAGCGGCGAAGGTCAGTGGTTCCGGCCCCTGCGCATTGTAGATTTGATTCTCGGCGCGCGGGCTGGCCAGGGCGGCCGCAACCTGTCGTGCATAGTCATCCCCGGCGATCCAGTACAACGGTGTCGGGCAATTGCCGATCTGCTGGAGCTTGCGCCCGGCGATGAACAGCGGCAGGGACTCGAAGAACCAAGCAGGCCGGAAGACAGTCCACGCTATACCCGCTTCCATCACGGCCAGGTCCGACTCGTACTTCTGCTGGATCACGGGCCATTCGTGCCGCGCGTCGGGCACCTCCAGTGCAGACAGCCGGGCGATGCGCTGCACACCGGCCCGGCGGGCCGCCTTGACGATTGTGAAGGTGCCGTGCAAATCGGGGTTGAAACGGGTGCGACCATAGGGCGTGTTCAGATTGCAGTAGACGGCGTGCATGCCCTCACAGGCGCGGGCCACACTGTCGGCATCCCGCAGATCGCCGGGAAGAAGGGCACAGCCGGCGGGCAGCAGTTGGGCGGCGCGCTCCGGATCGCGCACCAGCGCGTGCACCGCGAAGCGACCATCTGCGCACAGGCGCCGGACCACGGGGCGGCCGAGCATGCCGGTCGCCCCGAAGATCATGACCTTCAACATGGCAGCGTGACTCCGAGTTGTTGCGCTGCAGCTCGGACAGTTTGCTCAAGCAGCACAGCGATGGTCAGCGGGCCGACACCGCCGGGGACGGGCGTAATGGCGGCCGCACGCAGGCACGCGGCCTGGAAATCGACATCCCCCACGTGGCCGGGGTTGTAGCCCGCGTCGATCACGATCGCACCGGGTTTCAGCCACGAGCCCTGCACGAAGCGTGGTCGGCCCACGGCGGCGATGACCAGGTCGGCCGCACGTACCAGTTCATCGAGATTCCGCGTGTGTGAGTGACAGAGGGTAACCGTGGCGTGCCGGTTGATCAACAGCGAGGCCATGGGGCGTCCGAGGATCGGGCTACGGCCGAGCACGACGGCGTGCAAGCCCTCCAGGGTGATGCCATACGCATCGAGCAGGCGCAGGATGCCGGCGGGCGTATTCGGCAGCCAGGCGGGCAGGCCGAGTATGACGCGGCCCAGAGCGGCAGAGGAAACGGCGTCAACATCCTTGGCAAGTGGAATGGCCTCGAATGCGGCCCGGCGATCGAGCGGCGCGGGCACCGGGTGCTGGAGCAAAATGGCGTG encodes:
- a CDS encoding 3-deoxy-D-manno-octulosonic acid transferase, with amino-acid sequence MWLVYDLAYFLALLVAWPWLVYRRWTRGNSGTPLREYFGQIPPRPVAARCVWIHAVSLGEINATRTLVAELRQRAPEVIVALSSTTATGLAQARRLYPQLVTFRLPLDFSFAIRTLMQRLRPSAIVLMELEVWPNLIEVATQEEVPVVIANGRITAERSMRRFRWPVLRWVARRMFTRLAWVGAQDQTYQARFVELGVPADRVEVTGSVKYDGAAVADQIEGQEELQAAMGIDPQRPLWVCGSTGPGEEDEILAAYTKLLEHFPALQLAIIPRKPERFDEVADLIVTRGYACLRRSTGAPRVPPGVAEPVPVFLGDTMGELRKFYALATVVFVGRSLVPLGGSDVMEVAGLGKPLVIGPYTDNFAEAVNLLLADGGCRRLTGPAALAPAITDLLRHPERRERMGAAGRKAILGRRGATARTVDRLLSLLS
- the sucD gene encoding succinate--CoA ligase subunit alpha, producing MSILVDRNTRVICQGITGKAGAFHTAQCLEYGTQLVGGVTPGKGGTRSEHGLPVFNTVYEAVRATGAEASMLFVPPPFAADAVMEAADAGIKLCVLITEGIPTLDMVRARKYLDDKCVRLIGPNCPGIITPGQCKIGIMPGYIHKPVATNTKNVGIISRSGTLTYEAVWQCSERGLAQTTCVGIGGDPVKGLNYIELLDLFNADPETHAIVLIGEIGGTDEEQAATHIQAHLHKPVVAFIAGQTAPPGKRMGHAGAIISGGEGTAQSKIAALRAAGITVSDSPATLGEAVAHVLTK
- a CDS encoding NAD(P)H-binding protein; translation: MLKVMIFGATGMLGRPVVRRLCADGRFAVHALVRDPERAAQLLPAGCALLPGDLRDADSVARACEGMHAVYCNLNTPYGRTRFNPDLHGTFTIVKAARRAGVQRIARLSALEVPDARHEWPVIQQKYESDLAVMEAGIAWTVFRPAWFFESLPLFIAGRKLQQIGNCPTPLYWIAGDDYARQVAAALASPRAENQIYNAQGPEPLTFAAALARFAAAYRPQLRLIRIPRLALRLGGLVLPAARYLDRLLTVTERHGGAFRAATSWEQLGRPTMSVEDYVAYIAHTGDLPRK
- a CDS encoding bifunctional 5,10-methylenetetrahydrofolate dehydrogenase/5,10-methenyltetrahydrofolate cyclohydrolase; translation: MSTLSATLLDGRPLAARLRADVAALVQSLAPHQPAPPTLATLLVGENSGGAAYVGQIARRCAEVGVRHLARHLVPPTTDHALCAEIQQLAHDPSVHAILLQHPVPAPLDRRAAFEAIPLAKDVDAVSSAALGRVILGLPAWLPNTPAGILRLLDAYGITLEGLHAVVLGRSPILGRPMASLLINRHATVTLCHSHTRNLDELVRAADLVIAAVGRPRFVQGSWLKPGAIVIDAGYNPGHVGDVDFQAACLRAAAITPVPGGVGPLTIAVLLEQTVRAAAQQLGVTLPC